CGGTCGGCAGTGGCGAAGCGAGAGCGCGCGAACATGAATTCCCAGTGGATGCCGATGCATTTGGCCTTGTACGGATCGCCGATGCGCAGCGGGCCACGCGGCTCCACGATCAGGCCGACATGGCCCTGCGGTGCCAGCAGCTGGCCCAGTTCGTCCCAGTAGTGATCGGTGTCGGCCAGATTGAGCGCCACCTGCACCGCATCGATGCCCAGCGCCTGCAACTGGGGTTGCAGCGGCTGCCGATGGTCGATCACATGCGTGGCCCCCATCTGCCGGCACCAGTCGATCGAAGCCTCGCGCGAGGCGGTGGCGATCACCTCGAAGCCGGCATGGCGGGCCAGCTGGATCGCCATCGAGCCCACGCCGCCCGCGCCGCCGATCACCAGCAGGTGCTGGCCGCCATGGCGGTGATCATCCAGGTGCAGCGGCATGCGCTGGAACAGCAGCTCCCAGGCCGTCAGCGTGGTCAGGGGCAGCGCGGCGGCTTCCGCGAAATCGAGCGTGGTCGGTTTGCGGGCGACCAGGCGCTCGTCCACCCACTGGTACTGGGCGTTGCAGCCCGGCCGGGTAACGTCGCCGGCGAAGTAGACCTCGTCACCGGAGGCGAACAGGCTGGCCTCGTCACCGATGGCTTCGACCACGCCGGCGGCGTCCCAGCCGAGCACCCGGGGAACCTCAAGGGT
This portion of the Stenotrophomonas sp. WZN-1 genome encodes:
- a CDS encoding zinc-binding alcohol dehydrogenase family protein, whose translation is MKAVALSREYAPALRDVLLPPPLPPRGRDLLVRIEAVSVNPVDGKQRAATDPATLEVPRVLGWDAAGVVEAIGDEASLFASGDEVYFAGDVTRPGCNAQYQWVDERLVARKPTTLDFAEAAALPLTTLTAWELLFQRMPLHLDDHRHGGQHLLVIGGAGGVGSMAIQLARHAGFEVIATASREASIDWCRQMGATHVIDHRQPLQPQLQALGIDAVQVALNLADTDHYWDELGQLLAPQGHVGLIVEPRGPLRIGDPYKAKCIGIHWEFMFARSRFATADRIEQHRILSRAASMIDAGQLRGTLSETLGTINAANLDIAHERLASGRTVGKLALVGWDD